The sequence below is a genomic window from Sphingobium sp. EP60837.
ACGCCAAAAGCAGGCGGCGGCCGCGACTCGAACCGCCAGGTCCAGTACGCCGATTTCTATCGCTGCCCCCTGGGTTGCCTGCAGGGAGAAATGAAGTTGTACCGCCATGAGCAGCAGGAATGGCAGCCCCGCTATAGGCAAGCCCAGCGCCGCCACCCGTTCGGCCAGTCCGATCCGCCGCGCCATCATGCCGATCACGAAGAAGAACAGGATCGCAGGCCGCATCAACACCGGCGGCCCCCAACCCATCAACTGCGCCAGCGCCGCAGCGCCCGCAACGCTCACCAGCAGCCAGGCGGGCGAACGGACGAGCAGCGGCGCTGCGCACATGCATAGGAACAGATCGCGCAGGAACGGCATCTGCACGTTGATGTCAGGATTACGGCTGACGATGAACAGTTCCTGGAACAACCAGTCGAACGACACGGGGACCGGAGCGGAAAGGCCGAGCAGCCACGCCGCGCCGGAAACGAGCAGGATCCCCAGCCCATTCCACAGCACCATCGGCAACAGGATCGTCCGCGCCTTGCGCAGGACATGCGCAAACCAGTTCTGCGTCCGCGATGACCCGCCGACCAGCCATCCCGAAATGACGCCGAGCAGCGGTACGGCGCTGCGCCCGAAAATCTCCATCAAAAGCCAGCGCAAATTTTCTTGTGGCGTGCCGCGGGCGACTTCCAAATCATGGCCATTGAGGCCCGTCCACGCATGAACATACACGACGCCCAAAATGCAGATCACGCGGGCGATAGAGATTGCATCCGATCTGCGCGCTGCATTGGCCGTCATGATATGAGACAAGCGAAAATCCTGATGATGCCGCAATCAACGGGCCGATACGGATGGCAAATGATTCGCGCCAGAGCCGGTGCCGCTGCGCGCGGCGGATAGTGGCTGCGCCGGGGCAAGCAGGTCAAATTGAAAAGAGACCCGCAGTTGGACGCCCTTCCGATAGCCAATTCTTTACCTCTCACAAGCTAAACCCAGGCGAGGCTCCGGCAATATGTGCCGGCGGCAGGGGATTTAAGAGGGGCGTATGAGCCACATGCCAGGAGCAGCTGAATTCACTCAGGCCCATGCTTATGCGCAGCCCGCTCCAGCGGCCGCCATGGGTGCCGTGTTCCAAATCGCCGGTTCCAGCTCAAAGATACTTATCGACGCCGGCTGCATAGCCGCTCTGGCGCACGAAGCCGATCCGTGCATCGCCATGGCGGGGCAAGTGGGCAGCCAAGTCAAGATGCGCGTCGGCAACAGTTGGCTGATCGCCAGCGTACGGTCCATGGCGCTCGATCGACAGGACAGCGGCATGATCGTCGCCGATGTCGATTTCCTCGGCGAAGGCGATGAGGAAAAGCTCACCGGCCGCATCTATCACTTCCGCCGCGGCGTCACCCGCTATCCGGCGCCTGGCACGGAGATATTCCCTGTCTCCAGCGCCGATATGCAGCAAATCTACGCCGCCGACGACAGACCACACGTGCAGATCGGCACGGTGTACCCCACCGCAGACACGCGCGCAGCGCTTTATGTGGACTCCATGTTGGGAAAGCATTTCGCCCTGCTGGGTTCGACAGGTACTGGTAAATCGACCAGCGCCGCACTCATCCTTCACCGCATCTGCAACCTGTCGCCCGAAGGTCACATCGTGATGATCGACCCCCACGGCGAATATGGCGCAGCTTTCGCCCAAAATGGCGCGGTGTTCGACGTCGGCAATCTCGCCCTGCCCTATTGGCTGATGAATTTCGAAGAGCATTGCGAGGTGTTCGTCACCTCCGAAGGGTCCGACCGGACGGTGGATTGCGACATCCTCGCCAAGTGCCTGCTGGCCGCCCGGCAGAAGAATCGGCTGGCGGAGAGCATCGGTCGCCTGACAGTCGATTCGCCTGTCCCCTATCTTCTGTCGGACCTGACCAACATCCTGCAGAATGAGATGGGCAAGCTCGACAAGGGCACCGGTGCACTACCCTATATGCGGCTCAAGACCAAGATCGACGAGATCAAGACTGACCCGCGCTACAGCTTCATGTTCTCTGGCATGCTCGTCGCGGACACGATGCAGGAGTTTCTGGCGAAGATCTTTCGCCTGCCCTCCGGTGGGAAGCCGATCTCCATTATCGATGTGTCCGCCATGCCCTCGGACATCACTTCAGTCGTGGTATCGGTGCTGTCGCGGCTGGTGTTCGACTATGCCATCTGGGCTCGCGACGAGGCACAACGGCCCATCCTGCTCGTCTGCGAGGAAGCGCATCGCTACATTCCCAGCACCACCACAGGCGGCGGCCAGGCCGTGCGCCGCATCCTGGAGCGGATCGCCAAGGAAGGCCGTAAATATGGCGTGTCGCTTGGCCTCATCACCCAGCGCCCGTCCGACCTTGCCGAAGGCGTGCTGTCGCAGTGCGGCACGATCATCTCGATGCGCCTCAACAATGATCGCGACCAAGCCTTCGTAAAGGCGGCAATGCCCGAAGGCGCGCGTGGTTTCCTTGATTCCATCCCTGCGCTGCGAAACCGAGAGGCGATCATCTGCGGCGAAGGTGTCGCGGTGCCGATCCGTGTTGCCCTCGACAATCTCGAAGAAGAACGGCGTCCCGCATCGAGCGACCCCAGCTTCACAGAATTATGGCGTCAATCCGGCGGCGAAGCCGACATTCTCGATCGCACCATCACGCGCTGGCGCAGCCAGGGCCGTTAAGGAGTCATCCCGTGGGCGCCAAACGTCCCGCGGGCTCACTTTCCGCATTGATGCTTTCGCGGCACTCTTCCTCATGGACGGGCACCAGCAGCTTCGCTTTGCGCCAGCCACCCTGCCGATAGACCAGCGCAGCAAGCAGCA
It includes:
- a CDS encoding ATP-binding protein, producing the protein MSHMPGAAEFTQAHAYAQPAPAAAMGAVFQIAGSSSKILIDAGCIAALAHEADPCIAMAGQVGSQVKMRVGNSWLIASVRSMALDRQDSGMIVADVDFLGEGDEEKLTGRIYHFRRGVTRYPAPGTEIFPVSSADMQQIYAADDRPHVQIGTVYPTADTRAALYVDSMLGKHFALLGSTGTGKSTSAALILHRICNLSPEGHIVMIDPHGEYGAAFAQNGAVFDVGNLALPYWLMNFEEHCEVFVTSEGSDRTVDCDILAKCLLAARQKNRLAESIGRLTVDSPVPYLLSDLTNILQNEMGKLDKGTGALPYMRLKTKIDEIKTDPRYSFMFSGMLVADTMQEFLAKIFRLPSGGKPISIIDVSAMPSDITSVVVSVLSRLVFDYAIWARDEAQRPILLVCEEAHRYIPSTTTGGGQAVRRILERIAKEGRKYGVSLGLITQRPSDLAEGVLSQCGTIISMRLNNDRDQAFVKAAMPEGARGFLDSIPALRNREAIICGEGVAVPIRVALDNLEEERRPASSDPSFTELWRQSGGEADILDRTITRWRSQGR
- a CDS encoding acyltransferase family protein encodes the protein MTANAARRSDAISIARVICILGVVYVHAWTGLNGHDLEVARGTPQENLRWLLMEIFGRSAVPLLGVISGWLVGGSSRTQNWFAHVLRKARTILLPMVLWNGLGILLVSGAAWLLGLSAPVPVSFDWLFQELFIVSRNPDINVQMPFLRDLFLCMCAAPLLVRSPAWLLVSVAGAAALAQLMGWGPPVLMRPAILFFFVIGMMARRIGLAERVAALGLPIAGLPFLLLMAVQLHFSLQATQGAAIEIGVLDLAVRVAAAACFWRLSWALAGSPVRGMLLRIEPFAFLLFCSHLILIWLGGPVLGALFGKLGSPLYPAYLLIQPLLVLVAVLLLGSMLSRAWPGMAKVLSGGRLQRT